The Anas acuta chromosome 1, bAnaAcu1.1, whole genome shotgun sequence genome segment AGagaatgtattttctgtatctttatGTACTTCCTATATGGCTTCCATGTCATCAGTGTGCTACTGATGGTATTTCAGAACATTCTATTGATTTGGCCAGAAGAAAGTGTGATTCACATCTGTAGACAAAGTTGTAGTACCTTCAATCCAGCAAATCTGGATGAGAATGTCTGTAGAAAACAGATACATATGACCTTCAATTCATCCATCCTAATTATAATGAACATTGGCAgtgtttgtcatttttctgcTATTTAGGAAGAATTAGTATTTTATGGTAACAAGTGAAATCCTGATGAAGATCCACGTTTTCTGGACGGCATGTGGTAACGTACTTTCTTCCAGAATCTGGTACTTGCTGAATGAGACCTTTCCGAGAAGTCACCTTTCCATCGGATAGCCCCATACTTTTGCTTAATATATTTGATGGATTCTGGCATGTTAGTATAGTCGTGTATTTTTTCAAGTTCGATCAGAATTACTTTAATACCATCCTGGATAAGAGCATTATACATGGCTAGATGCTTTTCAGACGCGTCTTCTAGAATACTGTAACATGATGGTTCTGGTACTAAAATAACTATCACTCTTCTACTTTGACGGATTTTTTCATCAGCAATACTGATCACAGCTGTAGAGAGAAAAAAggttgtgcaaaaaaaaaaaaatcaggctgtctatcagggttttattttttgttactcGTATGTTGCAACTGCTTCATTCACTGTTTGATATTTGAGCCTCCCTTTACCTCATAAATAGGGACAGGATAAGAGCATCCAAGCTGTTACTGTGGGTTAGCTGACAAGTGGAGATTTGGCTAATGCAACGCTCTGACCACAtgaaaacatacatatttgtatTGCATAAACGGAAAAGAGCTACCAACTTTCTACTACTTATGACTTGATGTCATTTTATTATTACCATAGGTGAAATGGCAAAATATTCAGACAAGTTTCTTCATTTCACATAAGCAGTCAGTGGGACAGACCTTGCAATTTTCAGTGTCAGGTGCTAGAAACTGAAATTTggtgtgcatacacacacaaagaaaacctCCACAAGAGTTTTAAAGCCTTGTAAGGCAATGCTTTGTAAGAATTTCACTAGGGCAAAGTACACTTTGATTCTTGCCTGATAAATTAACGtcactttgctttccttttttcagcTGCTAGTAAGAAAACTCAAGTCTAATTTGTCTTTGGATAGCTTACCTTCTCCTGCTAAATCATTCCTCCCGAATATAAAGAGATTATATCCACACTGTCTTTCTAAGACCTCTGGCAGTATCTTCAGAGCAAAAATATCTGATGAGTACAAGCAGCTCTCTCTGTTCTTTGGATACAGAACGTAAGCATCATAGATCTTCCCATctgaagctaaaaaaaaaatatataaaaatgtaatctaaagacacaagcagaaaaacatcCCTAAACACTTTCCCACTCTGCTTGAAGCGTTGATTTGGGTTCTAATACAACTATTACCTAAGCATGCATAACTATATCAAGCCTGATGTATTTGTAGAATCAGCCCTTTAAGATTCAGCATACTGGATCTGAATAGGCAAGAGACCTGCAAAATTAAGGTTGAATAAAGAAAACTCAAACCTatctaaattaaatataaacatatatatacacatatatatgttaCCAGTGAATTGTGTAGAAAATAGCTGTTCCAGCAGGATAACTGAATTCTTAAAGATCCCCAGCAGCCATATAACTAGCAGATCATTTTCGTAACCAGAAGTTTCATAACACAACAACCACTTagacatgaaaacaaaaccaaaatatttggCAAAATTCAGGATCAGAAGCACATTAAGTATTTAGGAATAAGCAAACTTAAAAGGCTTCACAGAAATCCATCAGAACAACTACCTCCAGCTTCTCTAGCCATGTACCTCCCCTCAGATGTTTGGAAATGACCCATACTTAAGCATGCTGCTCTTATAGATAGCACACCAGTCAACATTATTCCGAATGCCAGGAATttaaggaaagtaaaaaaaaaaaaaaaaaaaaagtgaaatgtatCCTGTTTCATCCAGAGTGAGGAGCAATTCCATTGTATTACTGCTTTTTGTAAGAATGGTAATTGAAGGATATCCAAAGAGCTGCAGCCAGAACAGCATTCAAACCTCTAAATTATGTCTTTAGAGAAAGGAATGATAGAACTGGATTCTTGGACAgttgttgatttttcttccatagaTACTTTTGTCATCTGAACTAATTCTATACATCATAAAAATGTGTTCTATTTTCAAAACTCCCAAGCAAGATCAATCATGCTCCAACGAGGTTAACTCATCGCTTTGCAAGAGAAGATGGAGACAACCTGCTCATTAACAACACACAGCACACTCAAAGTACACCTTACTGCAACATAAACATACCTTTTTCACCCAGGAAAGGATGGCAGGAGTTCCGATACCAAAGCACGATATCAATTTTGAAGATCTTGTAGATAATGAGTGTAACAAACACTAAAAATACCAAAGAAACTCCTCCTCCAATCAAGTAACCCTGGATGTTCTGAGCTGCAGTAGAAAGTGGaataaaaggagagaaacaaaaatatagttATATATAAGAAATAAGACGTGATGTTAAAAACTGGCAGTTTTCCCCTCAAATACTTAGTCattaaaggattttaaaaaatagacgTAATGAATGACAGGACTGAAAGTTTTCCATGTATTCTCTCTACAAATATTGTTATTTGACAAATGTGCTTTtatctttcagagaaaaggTACCTTAACAATGAGACAAGAGAGGTTACTCTTCAGCCAAAGTACCAAAATATTaatatcatatatataaattaagattttttatatatatatattaatattaatgtatAGCCCAGAGAATTCTCATACAAAGTTTGATCagtcagaaagcaagaaagtcagaggagaggagatgacTTCCTAACCACACTGTTCTCCACATACCAACCAGCTTTTCATTGTGTCAAGCCTCTTCAAAGACCCACCACTGAACCAACTAATTTGTTATCCttaatagatttaaaaaaagaaacagattaaataaatagattaaagCCCACAAATGGCCACATGAACTGCAATTTTCAGTTCATGCATTTAGGAATGTCTGAGGTTAATTCCTACCCTGTGGATCATTGTGAAGGCCTTTATTTAGAGTAagcaaataatttgtttatagTTATATAACAAGATAGGGCTGGTATCCACTTTCAGTCAGTTATCTGTTTACAATGTGGCCAGCTAAAGGCAAATTTGAAAGTGACACCTGTCAAAAGACTGGCTCGCAATCAATGAAATCAGCTTTGTCACTCAGTAGACTAGGGAATATTCTGtagctatattaaaaaaaaaaaaagaaaaaaaaaaaagaaaaaaaggacactTAAAAAACCTAatggtttgcttttctgtgcatCTGTTCTTGACTACAAAGAATGAATTTCTTGAACCTTCCATCTGAGTTTTTACAAACTCATTTTACCTTTATTTGAAGGTTCATCTaccaaaaagaaagatttcagacTAGCCAGTGCCAGGTCAAAATTACCCTGTCTCTGAGCACAAGACAGGGGTATTCAACAAGAAGCTGATGCTCCCAAACAAAATTCCTGTGGCTATCTAGAAGGTGGTAACAAAGCATATGCATCAGTAATGTAAACTTCCTGACCTTCCAAGAAACCTATTTCACTGTTTCACTTCATCATTGTTAAGAGCTTTTCCTACTatctaaacagatttttttttttatctcctgaCAATCTGAGCCCATTATTTGTTACAGTAGGACAGGACAACCAGGTGGCACATGTATGTTCAGTTGCTTTTGACACACTCTGTTCCATACTTGGTTACATCTCCTCTCAGTTCTTTAAGAGAACAGGCCATTTTCACTCCTCTTCTACACACATGATCTCCTCTGATGCACATGCTTCTTCACTAGTGTGCAAAATGAAGCACAGTATTCCACTGAGGCCTCGTATTTGCTTCAATGTATTTAAGTATTTCATTAATGCTTGCTAAAATACCTAACAAGAGAAGGCAAAGCAAATTCAAAGTGCTACTCCCTTTAATTTTGCTAAGAAACAGGTTTAGCTGCAAGTAGTGTGGTGTCAAACTAATTGAAAAGTGCATGTAGGCATCATTGATCACAATTTTTATCAAGACTTGATATCTTACCTGGGGGTTCCAATTTGATATATGATGTAAATTGTTGAGACTCATAtatgaaatgacagaaaaatttATAGGCATAATCCTTTACTTTCACTtttgaaatgttaaattttGTTCCAGCTACAGTAATTCCATGAGGCATCCCCTTTCTGTCATTAAAAAcggattaaaataaaaaaagaaatatcagtaTAGAAACTAGAATCTCTGCTGAATCTATTCCATGTTAAACACTATTTGCAAATACATGAACATTCATTTTTGACCTCTACAAAACCTAAGAGGTTTGTAGAGGTCAAACCTAAGAGGTTTgtagaaaagaaagcagtttgcAACATAAcaccagacttttttttttttttaaactgatgatGGCACTTGGTGGAAACAACAATGCTTCTGCATGAGTCTGAACTGATCAGTTGAGAATCCTGTCACCCTTTCCCCCACACGTACTTCCTTCTAATACGTTTTAAGGATTATAATTAATAGCAGTAGTTGCTATAATGAGAAAGCATCAATATATCCACACTCTACAATAGCATAGACCAATTATCACAGAGTAACAAAGGTCCTGCTCTCTTGCAAGAGAGATTTTCTACAAGAGCTTCTCCTTTGTGTTCTTTGAAATTAACAGCAACATCTTTACTTcaacaggactttttttttttttttttgccttggaGCAATCTACCCTTCCTATATTAATGATGGAGGGGAAGGTATAGTCTATTAACAAAAGaatttcataaaaacaaatgtatatataagGCTTAAAAATGATATGTTTCATAACAGCATTCTAAAAATGTGTGTAAGGCTGCTTCATTCCATTTGTATCAGATGCATTACTATTTATAATAAAttacttattttgaaaaatcaagCAATAAGAATATAATGTATTTGATGCAGACTTCTAATCAGTCTTTCGTGACTACTGCCATTGACTACTAGTCAACTTTACGGTGAATTCATTGCAAATTAGTGCAGATTACATCACCTAGAAAGGTACTTACAGTTCAATGTATAAAGATACTTACTCATAAAACTGTTCCCTGTAGGTGCTATCAAAGTCATCAACATATCCATCATTAACTTCCCAGTATGGAATCAAGCTATTTATGCCAGAGGATACATTGCATTCCATGACTACATGAGAgcctacaaaacaaaacaaaccatttaAATACAGCAACTGAAAGTCTTGTAAGAGAAGTGGGATCAAGTGACCAGGGAACAACTGGGAAAAGGAGGGATAAGGAAAATCTCACCTACCTTATGAAAAACAGAGTCCATTAAACTCATCCATTTCTACTCCACAACTGGATGTCTCCAATCTGGATGTGAATCCCACCCTAAACGTAGGTAACTGAATGTTCATGTCTACACATGAACCAGATGTCTAAGCTATAAAGGAGTTCACCTCCACTGGATTCTGCTCATATTAAAATAGACACCTGGGTCTTACATCTGAATGGCTCTCTGGACTTCTACTGACTATTACTAAATAGTAATAGATCTTCAGGGCCCAAATCAGTTGCCTAACATTTGAGATGCTCACCAGCAACCCAGGCATCTGTAGGAAGCTAGCAAATAGGCCTCCAGATATTCAGAAAATCTGCATATCTAGAGCAGCAAGTTCATCCAAAACAGCACTAGACATCTACATTTAGTCAACTGAACTGAGGTCCTATAATAACATGAGTTGAAGCCCCTGCCTCATATGCAGATACCCATGTGTAAGTGTCTCCCTTTAGTTTCATGGGTGACTGCTTTCTTACGATCTGTGAGGTACTTAAAGATGGATTTGGGTACCTTAGACCAGTTAAAATGAACAGTAATATGACAGTAAGTTGTAATCAACAATATTCAAGCCATAAAAAATGTGGATCAactgttaatttaaaatatcaaggAATCTAAACAAGTTGTCCCATAACAAATCCTAATATAGGCTGAGAACCACAGGCAGGCCCTGGACTGCTGCTTACTTGATTCTCCATTTTCTCAGCAAGCATGatcaaaggagaaagaaaatcttaaagGATACATACAGTAAATGAATATGCCTTTTAAGGTCCTATGCACTTCTGACTCCTGAGTAGTGGTTGCACTGGCAAGAATTTTTCTGAATTATATGGGAAGTCATAATTAATTTGCCAATAAGAATTTGGGATGAGATTTACACATTTGAGTGGCTGCAAGATTTAGTACAGGAAAACACCACCATAATATTACTGTATTTCTTCCACAGTTACaattgcaaaggaaaagataagTTTTCATAGAAGATTAGGACTGTATGAGTTTATAAAAGGATAACGGCAAGTATCCCTATTTCAGACTAAGACCTGGCAAATAAATCTCCTTATTAGCAACACATATAGCACTTTCCCTTATTAGAGCACAAATAGAGCTTTTCAGACACGTATTTCTAACAAAACCAGAGAAGCTGTAATTACAAGAGAGGAGGTTGTTGAGCCATTTCTAACTATTTCCAACAGATTTAAACGATCATCTGAAGACCACAGCTCTGTAAGCCTACAATAATACTATTTGTATCAGGTCCTAAATTTTCACACTTCAGTAGActactgtttaaaataaagtcttccaaactttgaaggaaaataactcctatttattctttgctttattCTGATCAAAATCTCATCCTCACCAGAATCTGGCGACTTTGGAACAAGATATCTTTCACAAGTTGTTGAAGTcatcaaagaaaaggaagagaataaaaaggggaaaaaattgagagaaaaaaaaaaggcaaggaaacaAACTACCCAGTACCTCAGTATTGTTCACTTGTTCACTTTAGTTTACTGCCATATGCTCAAAGTCAGAACTTGAGCATGACAAGATGTTTCACATCAAGTTGTAAACTTAATGACAGGAAAAGCACCAGCAGAAGTAGCTGTGATTTACATAAGAATAATCCACAGTGCTACAGCTTCAGTTTCCATATGGAGCCAGAGCCCCAACGTGACCTTTCCTCTGAGCTTCTTTAATGCCCTAACTGCTAATAGTTGTTTACTTAAAGAAGTACAAGACATCTCAGATCTCTCTGCACTAGGAAATTGTAGTAAATAGCCACTCACACTTCTCCAAGATCAGTTAAAGccttttttaaatcaaagacTTAGCTTGAAACAGTTCTACTTGGTACAAAACGGTATCTGAAACCATTTAATACCCTagaagaatgaataaaaatcttttttttttttttttgagagggaaggaagacaggaaacacagaggaaaactACTAAACCGGTCAACTGGTAACTATCCTAACATGTTGCATATTTGTAACTGTGTTCCCAATGATACTGTACATATGTCAAGACACAGGCAGTGAGAGGAAGTACAAAGGGAATACggcaacaaataaaaaatagatgcaCCCAACATGACATTGCTTGTCAAGAAATTCCAGTCTTAGGTGCACACAGTTATTCTCCCTGCAAATTACTTGGAAGAATCATGTTCTATCATCTGTGTTCCAGATAACCTCAATCCACACGCCTATCTAACAGTCTTGCTGAAATCACTGGAATTGTTAACGtgttatttcagtaaaactCCCAGTCTTTCTAAGTTTTAATGATTTCTTAAATAGTCACTACTTACCAAGTTCCACTTCAATTGTGTTATTCTTTGGATAAATAAACTCTGGTCTCATCTGCAGTGGGCTTTCTAACcgaaagaaagagaaaaaaataaatctctggaCAATGAGTTCCATGACTTACTTCAACCAACAGtttcacaattattttgttttatgttttggtACTATTGCAGCACCATTATGTACTACCAGTTTCAATTTTCCAATGGAAAAAATCTCTAATGAAATTTACTGTATTCATCCAAGTTCTAGTTTCCAAGATAGCAGGAAACTTTATCTTatcttaaaaactttttttttttttaaaaagtctcaGACTTATTGGCAGTTGATATAGAAGTTATACAAAACCAGGTAACAGAAACACAAGCAAAGAAGTACAATGAACAGTCAAAGAGATGggtaaggaagagaaagaggaattACCTCAGTGACCTCCTACATCAGGTaggatttttatctttttaagtaAAAGTGTTGTCAAGAATACACAAGCagaattttatctttctgtgtGATACATACACTCACTTCTAACAAGCCGCTGTTCTTGTATCACCTATCTAAAGTAAGAACGTTAATTTAATCTAAGAAAATGAACACTTTACCACCAACTTTTACCTCCACCTTACCTCCTTTCTGAAAGGACTACAGCCATGGTAGCGCTCAGGTCATTAGTAATGCTCTCTACAGAGACAGGTTGACCAATAGGGCCAGCAGGAGTTCTGCTGTCATGGTctcagcaataaataaataaataaataaataaataaaatccttctgtttgtttttgttttaatggttatttacatgtttttgcaaaaacaaaccaacaccCCTCCTTTCTTCTAATTTCTAACCACACATTTCTCATTTCCCTATTACAATTCTTCCTCTGAAGCAATGCTCAAGGGTGAGCAATATGCATTGTTGTACTTTAATTGTAGcattctagggaaaaaaaatgatgtaaagATAATGTGTAGCTCTGTTTTCACAGAGCTGAAAAGTGTCATGCCAGTCTGCTTACGCttgcataaaaataatgagtagaggaataaaacagaaaaccacctcTGTGAACTCACCTTTAACCACTAGACTCATGGTTCGTGAAACATTATATTGTTTTCCCATGTATGTATACACCATACGGCATGTGTAGTTGCCTTTGTCTTGTACAGATACATTGTGAATCAGAACAGCATTTTCACCCTCAGCCAACACAAATCGCTTGTCTTCTAGAAATCCAGGCTTACACTCCTAAATATATCAAAAGTACCTGTGAGTTAGGGGAACT includes the following:
- the LOC137855736 gene encoding interleukin-1 receptor type 1-like; the encoded protein is MTSTFLLIGHLILLIPLFSAEECIVCDYFVLVGEPTAISCPVITLPALHSDYNMTWYKNGSNTPITTEKHARIHVRKGLLWFIPATLEDSGLYECEVRGLNRSNQKTINLKVFKNDNGLCFNGKMKYDQVVNSANIGNIICPDLENFKDEDNVKPEVHWYKECKPGFLEDKRFVLAEGENAVLIHNVSVQDKGNYTCRMVYTYMGKQYNVSRTMSLVVKESPLQMRPEFIYPKNNTIEVELGSHVVMECNVSSGINSLIPYWEVNDGYVDDFDSTYREQFYEKGMPHGITVAGTKFNISKVKVKDYAYKFFCHFIYESQQFTSYIKLEPPAQNIQGYLIGGGVSLVFLVFVTLIIYKIFKIDIVLWYRNSCHPFLGEKASDGKIYDAYVLYPKNRESCLYSSDIFALKILPEVLERQCGYNLFIFGRNDLAGEAVISIADEKIRQSRRVIVILVPEPSCYSILEDASEKHLAMYNALIQDGIKVILIELEKIHDYTNMPESIKYIKQKYGAIRWKGDFSERSHSASTRFWKKVRYHMPSRKRGSSSGFHLLP